GCTTGTTGATGATATGCTGTCAAAGGCGCCCGGATTATGTGATTGCCGGGGAATTTTCTGTATTATGCCCCCCGATGATATAACGCCGAAATCGAATTCCATTCAATGTCGTGATATCGAATTTTCTACCGGAAGAAGAATTGCCGGGGAATTGAAGGAAAGCGAAACGATCTGTCTGTTTCTCGTCTCCATTGGCGCAGAACTCGAATCCTTGTCAAAGAAATATCTCAAAGGTGACGATCCTCTCAAGGGCTACATCATCGATGTCCTCGCTTCGGAAATAACCGAATCGGCAGCCGATCTTTTTGTTGAAATGCTGCAAAAAAGCATCGCTGAAACCGGACGGAACATGACCAACCGTTTCAGCCCGGGGTATTGCGGATGGTCTGTTGCGGAACAGAAAAAGCTCTTCTCCTTTTTCCCCGAAAACTCCTGCGGCATTACTTTATCAGATTCGTGCCTGATGCACCCGATTAAATCGGTGAGTGGAATTATCGGTTTGGGAAAAGACATCAAAAAAATGCCCTACCCCTGTGATTTGTGCGAGATGAAGGACTGCATAAAGCGGAAATTAAAAATGAAAGGCGCCGGTTTCTGATCTCCGGACGTTCTATGATCCAATAGGCGCGCAGCTTTCCCGATGAAAAGCAGGGAAACCACATGGCCGCGAGCATATGGGGAAAGAAAACTACATTGTATTATTTATGATTTGATATTTGTAATTTAACCTGCGGAGGTTTCATGGGTAAAATAGTTGACTTAGTCAAATCGGGTCGCACGCTTGTTTCCGACGGCGCCTGGGGGACATTTCTCCAACAGAAAGGGCTGGGAGCCGGTGAGTGCCCGGAGCAGTGGAATATTACCCGGCGGCACGATGTTCTGGAAGCTGCGGCAAGCTATATCGGCGCCGGTTCGGACATGATTCAGACAAACAGTTTTGGCGGAAGCCGCTTTAAACTTGATCATTACGGCCTTGGCAACCAGGCGATGGGAATTAACAAAGCCGCGGCTGAAATTTCCAGGAAAGCCGCCGGCGACAAGCTGGTCATCGGGTCAATCGGTCCGAGCGGGAAAATCCTTATGATGGGCGATGTCACCGAAGAACAACTCTATGAAGGATTCAAAGAGCAGGCCGTCGCCCTGCAAGCGGGTGGCGCCGATGCCGCGTGTATCGAAACAATGGCAGCGCTCGATGAAGCCCTGCTTGCCGTAAAAGCAGTGAAAGAGAACACCCGGCTCGAAACAATCTGCACGTTCACGTTCCAGAAAACCGTCAATAACGATTACCGGACCATGATGGGCGTCTCGCCGACGGACATGACCACCGCGCTCATCGAAGCCGGCGTCGATATCATCGGCAGTAACTGCGGCAACGGCGTCGAACAGATGATCGACATTGTCAACGAGATCAGAGTGCAGAATAAAGACATTCCCATTCTGATTCACGCCAACGCAGGCCTTCCGGTTGTGAAAGACGGTCAAAACACCTTTCCCGAAACTCCCGACGACATGGCCCGGCTTGCCCCTGAGCTTGAAAAGGCGGGCGCCGCTATTATCGGCGGATGTTGCGGCACCACTCCCGACCATATTTCGGCTATCGTATCATCGCTCAGAAAGGAGAATGCCTGATGGACGCCCAGGAAATGAAAGAATACTTTGCCAAACAATCAACCTACGAAAACGTGCCTGTCCCCAACGGTGAAATGTCGCCCCGGGACCGGTTCTTCACCGTCATGAATTTCGAAAAATTCGACCGCATTATCGACAGGGAATTCGGCTACTGGAACGACACACTGAAACGATGGCATCGTGAGGGTCTGCCCGAAGAAGTTGACAATAATGACAAGGCGGACATCTACTTCGGCTTCGATCGCTGGGAAAAAAGAGTATGGATCGGCAATGATATTATGCCGATTTTCGACGAAGAAATCGTGGAAAAAGATGATCGACATATAATCAAGTACGATACCCGAAGAGTAAAATGTAAAGTTTTCACCGACGGCTCCGATACAATCCCTCATTATCTCGATTTCCCCATTAAAGACCGGGAATCATATCTTCCATTCAAAGAGCGGCTCTTAAGTGCTATGGAAAAAAGAATTCCCGAAAATATCGCGCAAATAAAGGAACAGG
This portion of the Chitinivibrionales bacterium genome encodes:
- a CDS encoding methionine synthase, which translates into the protein MNNTGTYKEFSTAVESLRLPAVRVLNAMGYADGSAPEPVPELVDDMLSKAPGLCDCRGIFCIMPPDDITPKSNSIQCRDIEFSTGRRIAGELKESETICLFLVSIGAELESLSKKYLKGDDPLKGYIIDVLASEITESAADLFVEMLQKSIAETGRNMTNRFSPGYCGWSVAEQKKLFSFFPENSCGITLSDSCLMHPIKSVSGIIGLGKDIKKMPYPCDLCEMKDCIKRKLKMKGAGF
- a CDS encoding methionine synthase, coding for MGKIVDLVKSGRTLVSDGAWGTFLQQKGLGAGECPEQWNITRRHDVLEAAASYIGAGSDMIQTNSFGGSRFKLDHYGLGNQAMGINKAAAEISRKAAGDKLVIGSIGPSGKILMMGDVTEEQLYEGFKEQAVALQAGGADAACIETMAALDEALLAVKAVKENTRLETICTFTFQKTVNNDYRTMMGVSPTDMTTALIEAGVDIIGSNCGNGVEQMIDIVNEIRVQNKDIPILIHANAGLPVVKDGQNTFPETPDDMARLAPELEKAGAAIIGGCCGTTPDHISAIVSSLRKENA